The following coding sequences are from one Deinococcus apachensis DSM 19763 window:
- a CDS encoding metallophosphoesterase family protein, whose amino-acid sequence MRVAVISDVHGNAFALEAVLREVRQADPDVTVNLGDQVEGSADPARAAALQLELARAGALEVRGNNEEKLWPGGRRSPLSHEYGAWLESHVDPELLARLAALPLTARALDGALFACHGTPESAWDSLLWVWQPEGEGKGFYRARDPRELCALVEPLEAEVVLCGHTHRPGGTRVGDTLVVNAGAVSDQVDGDPRARWTLLTRGRGGWSVEFRSVPYDIEAAVQWSEAHTPFGLGEGELLRSGTFERRGG is encoded by the coding sequence GTGAGGGTGGCGGTGATCAGCGACGTGCACGGCAACGCCTTCGCGCTGGAGGCGGTGCTGCGCGAGGTTCGTCAGGCCGACCCCGATGTGACGGTGAACCTGGGCGATCAGGTCGAGGGTTCAGCCGATCCCGCGCGGGCCGCGGCGCTCCAACTGGAGCTGGCGCGGGCAGGCGCGCTGGAGGTCCGCGGCAACAACGAGGAGAAGCTCTGGCCGGGTGGCCGCCGTTCCCCCCTTAGCCACGAGTACGGCGCTTGGCTGGAGTCGCACGTGGACCCGGAGCTGCTGGCTCGTCTCGCCGCACTGCCCCTGACCGCCCGAGCGCTGGACGGGGCGCTCTTTGCCTGCCACGGCACGCCGGAGAGTGCCTGGGACAGCCTGTTGTGGGTCTGGCAGCCGGAGGGGGAGGGGAAGGGCTTCTACCGCGCCCGGGACCCCAGGGAACTCTGCGCACTGGTCGAGCCGCTGGAGGCCGAGGTGGTGCTGTGCGGCCACACCCATCGCCCCGGCGGGACCCGGGTGGGCGACACCCTCGTCGTGAACGCGGGCGCCGTGAGCGATCAGGTGGACGGCGACCCCCGCGCCCGCTGGACCCTGCTCACCCGGGGGCGGGGCGGCTGGTCGGTCGAGTTTCGCAGCGTGCCGTACGACATCGAGGCGGCGGTGCAGTGGTCGGAGGCGCACACCCCCTTCGGTCTGGGCGAGGGGGAATTATTGCGCTCCGGCACCTTCGAGCGCCGGGGGGGATAA
- a CDS encoding GNAT family N-acetyltransferase — MIRPRTGADLPALEQAMREVHEADGYPTTWPADPRAFLALPGTVGEWVAELRGEAVGQVVLRPVPDPVPGWVRATGLAAPEALILSRLFVAPAGRGQGLGRELFRTAWAGAEALGKRAILDVHHRNLAAIRLYEAEGWPRVASVDGDWLEPDGSAPQVHVYVSP, encoded by the coding sequence GTGATCCGCCCGCGCACCGGGGCGGATCTCCCTGCTCTGGAACAGGCGATGCGAGAGGTCCACGAGGCGGACGGCTACCCCACGACCTGGCCCGCCGACCCCCGGGCATTCCTGGCGCTGCCCGGAACAGTCGGCGAGTGGGTGGCCGAGCTTCGGGGCGAGGCGGTGGGACAGGTCGTCCTGCGCCCGGTGCCCGACCCCGTGCCCGGCTGGGTGAGGGCCACGGGTCTCGCGGCCCCGGAGGCCCTGATCCTCTCGCGGCTGTTTGTCGCCCCGGCAGGACGCGGCCAGGGTCTAGGACGCGAGCTGTTCCGCACCGCATGGGCGGGAGCGGAAGCTCTGGGCAAACGCGCCATCCTCGACGTCCACCACCGGAATCTGGCCGCCATCCGGCTGTACGAGGCTGAGGGCTGGCCGCGGGTTGCCAGCGTGGACGGCGACTGGCTCGAACCGGACGGGAGCGCGCCGCAGGTGCATGTCTACGTTTCTCCCTGA
- a CDS encoding DoxX family membrane protein, which yields MTAQANTPRVLIEPRVSRFLFADTRLTPLWTLLRIYVGWQWLDAGCHKVTDPAWVGGQAGTAITGFLRGALAKTGGERPSVSGWYGRFIENVALPNATLFSYLVTFGELAVGTALILGLLAGTLSWKSLLFILATWPVLRGG from the coding sequence CCCGTGTCCTGATCGAACCCCGCGTATCACGCTTCCTGTTCGCCGATACTCGGCTGACGCCCCTGTGGACCCTGCTCCGCATCTATGTGGGCTGGCAGTGGCTCGACGCCGGGTGTCACAAGGTCACTGACCCCGCCTGGGTCGGCGGGCAGGCGGGAACCGCTATCACTGGCTTCCTGCGCGGCGCGCTGGCGAAGACGGGAGGCGAGCGCCCGTCGGTGTCCGGCTGGTACGGCCGGTTCATCGAGAACGTCGCGCTGCCCAACGCGACCCTCTTCTCCTACCTGGTGACGTTCGGTGAACTCGCCGTCGGCACCGCCCTGATCCTGGGCCTGCTGGCAGGCACCCTCTCCTGGAAGTCCCTGCTGTTCATCCTGGCGACCTGGCCAGTCCTCCGTGGCGGGTGA
- the dcd gene encoding dCTP deaminase: MSILPDWRIRELARAGMIDPFEDRLVRTAENGHVISYGLSSFGYDLRCADEWKVFTNAHGNTIVDPKAFDERAFIDIQAPEIIIPPNSFVLARSVEYLRIPENVMVVALGKSTYARVGIVANVTPLEPGWEGHVTLEFSNTTPLPAKMYAFEGCVQLLFFEGERPEVTYGDRGGKYQKQTGVTLPRL, from the coding sequence ATGAGCATCCTCCCGGACTGGCGCATCCGTGAACTCGCCCGAGCGGGCATGATCGACCCCTTCGAGGACCGCCTCGTCCGCACCGCTGAGAACGGGCACGTCATCAGCTACGGCCTGAGTTCCTTCGGGTACGACCTGCGCTGCGCCGACGAGTGGAAGGTGTTCACGAACGCGCACGGCAACACCATCGTGGACCCCAAGGCCTTCGACGAGCGGGCGTTCATCGACATCCAGGCCCCCGAGATCATCATCCCGCCCAACTCCTTCGTGCTGGCCCGCAGCGTCGAGTACCTGCGGATTCCCGAGAACGTGATGGTGGTGGCGCTGGGGAAGAGCACGTACGCGCGCGTGGGCATCGTCGCCAACGTGACCCCGCTGGAGCCCGGCTGGGAGGGGCACGTCACCCTCGAATTCAGCAACACCACGCCCCTCCCGGCCAAGATGTACGCCTTCGAGGGCTGCGTCCAGCTCCTCTTCTTCGAGGGCGAGCGGCCCGAGGTGACGTACGGGGATCGCGGGGGCAAATACCAGAAGCAGACGGGCGTGACCCTCCCCCGCCTGTGA